The Thermovibrio guaymasensis genomic interval AAACGCTTGCGTAGTATGCTTTAGGAAGTGTTTTTTCCGGATCTTTAACGTCCCTTGAGGTGTTTGCGATTAGCTCAAAGCCTTCGTAGGAGAGGAAGATTATCAGCCCTCCTACCAGTATTTTCAGAAAACTTTCCCAGTTGTTTGGAGATAGTTTAGAGAAATCTCCAGTTAAGAATCCTAGAGCTGAAAATAGAAGGAGGATTCCAAGTTTCATAAAGACCATTGCGTCTTCAACTTTTCCACTAACGTAAGCTTCGAGGAAGTTAAGGAGTGCAAAAAGGAGATGACTCCTGCAATTAGGAGTTTTTTTATCAATAAGATTTCCTTTCCAAATAGTAGTGCTGAACCGTAGCTGCCAAAAGCGTAGGAGTAGAGGGCTAGCATTATTATGTAACTTGCTAAGAGCAAAGTATTAAGGTAAGACGTAAAGAGATTATTACCGAATCCCCTTACAAGGAACTCAACTGTTCCTCCTTCACTTGGGTAGCGGACTGAAAGCTTTGCGTAGGAGTAAGCTGTTAGGAGGGCTATAAAGCCTGCAATTAGGAAGGCTACAGGTGCAGCCCCCTTTGCAAGGAGAATTGTTAAACCGAGGACGGCAAAGATACCGCCCCCGATCATTCCCCCTACTCCTATTGAGTAGGCTTCCCAAAAGCCAATTTTCCTATTCATTGTTCTCTCTTTTTGAGGAGAAGCTTAACTGTTCCATATACGCACTTGTTGTATGGAACGTCAATTCCCTTTTCCTTTGCCTTTCTTATCAGAGCTCCAGTTATCCCTTCAATCTCTATAGGTTTTCCTTTTTCGTAATCTAAGAGCATGCTTGTTTTGTAGTTCATAAGGTCTGGGGAAGACTTTAAGTATCCCTCAAGGGTCTTCTCCTTGAGCTTTACACCGTAGGCCTTAGCGACTTCTATACACTCTAACATTAAGTTTTTTACTATCTCGTAGGTTTCCGGTTGGGATAGGATCTCCCCTACCGTTGCTCTTGTTATTACTGAGTAGGGGTTAAAGGCTACGTTCCACATTAGCTTTTTCCACAGGGTATAGTTTATATCCCTTGAGACCCTTGCCTCAACTCCGCACTTTTTAAGCTCTTCAACAAGTTTTTCAACCCTTTTTGAGGGCTTCCCTGAGAGTTCCCCAACTTCAAGGAGGCCTGCCGCCTCGTGAACCACCACTCCCGGCTCTTTGACGTAAGTTCCTACAAAGGCCGTTGCTCCTAAAACTCTCTCTTTACCAACGTACTTTGCAAGTATTTCTTCATTCTCTATTCCGTTTTGGACAGAGATTACAACTGTGTTTTCCTTGAGTAGGGGCTCTATCTGAGGTGCTACCTTTTCTGTATCGTAGGACTTAACGCATACTAAGACTGCGTCAACCTTTCCGGCCTCTTTTGGGTTGTCTGTAAATACTACTCTTGGAGGCTCTTCCTTAACAGTAAACTCGCCATACTTGTAGCTTTTAACCTTTAAGCCTTTCTCTTTCATTGCCTTTAAGTGCTCCCCCCTTGCTATAAAGACAACCCTGTGGCCGCAGCGGGCAAGGAGGGAGCCGTAGAGGCTACCAACCCCACCGGCTCCAAATACTGCAAACTCCATCTATATCTCCTGAACTGCTCCTTTTGATGCTGAAGTAACGAACTTTGCGTACTTACGAAGGAGCTTTGACTTAATCTCCTTCTGCTTTGGCTTAAAGTTCTTTAACCTCTCCTGCAATTCCTCCTCGTTTATTAGGAGTTCTAACCTCCTCTCTGGAACGTTTATGTGTATCTTGTCCCCGTCCTTAACGACTCCTATGGGGCCTCCTTCTGCTGCTTCTGGAGAGATGTGGCCTATGCAGGGGCCGTGGGTTCCTCCTGAAAACCTTCCGTCTGTAATTAGTGCAACGCTCTCTCCAAGCCCCATTCCCATAACTGCAGCAGTAACTGCAAGCATCTCCCTCATTCCGGGGCCACCCTTTGGCCCTTCGTACCTTATTACTATCACATCGCCGGGCTTTATCTGACCGTTCATTACGGCCTTCATTGCGTCCTCTTCACACTCAAAAACCCTTGCAGTTCCGGTAAAGACTCTCATCTTCTCGCTGAGAGCTCCCTGCTTTATAACGGCTCCGTCGGGGGCGAGGTTTCCGTAGAGGATTGCTATTCCTCCCTCCTTGCTGTAAGGGTTGTCAACCGGCCTTATAACGTCTTCGTCCCAGATCCTTCCCATTGAAGCTATCTCTTTTATGTCTAAGCCTGAAACTGTTGGGGAGTTCTCAAGCTTTTCAGTTAGCCTGTTGAGGACTCCGGGAATTCCACCGGCGTAGTGGAGGTCTTCCATTAGGTACTTTCCGCCAGGCCTCATTGAGCAGATCTTTGGAGTTTCCCTTGAGAGTTGGTCAAAGAGCTTTATGTCAAAGGGGATTCCTGCTTCGTAGGCAATTGCAGGTAGGTGAAGAACTGTGTTTGTTGAACCTCCGAGGGCAAGGTCAACCCTTATTGCGTTCCTGAAGGCCTCTGGAGTTAGTATGTCCCTTGCTTTAATTCCCTTCTTTACTAGCTCTACGATTTTCTCGCCGCTTGCCTCGGCTATTCTCTTCTTCTCTGCCAGCGGTGCTGGTGAGGTTCCGCAGTAGGGTAGGCTCATCCCGAGGGCTTCTGTTAAGCAGGCCATCGTGTTTGCAGTGAACATTCCCTGGCAGGCACCTGAAGATGGGCAGGCTGCTCCCTCAAGCTCAAGGAGTTCCTCTAGAGTAATTTCGCCAGCCTTATACTTTCCAATTGCTTCAAACGTATGGGTAACGAGGTCTAACCTCTCCTTTCCTCTCCTTCCTGCAAGCATCGGCCCTGCAGTTACGACAATTGCCGGAAGGTTTAACCTTGCAGCGGCCATCAACATTCCTGGTGTAATCTTGTCACATGCAGTTAGTAGGACTAAACCGTCAAGCTGATGGGCTGTTGCAACGTCCTCTATTGCATCTGCAATAATTTCCCTTAAAGGTAGGGAGAACCTCATTCCCTCGTGTCCCATTGCTATTCCGTCGCATACTGCAGGGACCCTGAAGATAAATGGGGTTCCCCCTGCTGCGGCAACTCCCCTTTCAATGAACCTTTCAAGTGAATCCATATCTGCGTGGCCAGGAACCAGGTCGGTCCAGCTTGACACTATTCCAATTAGCGGTTTCTCAATGTCCTTTCTCTGAAGGCCGGTGGCCATCATGAGAGCTCTTGCCGGCAGCTTTTCAAATTCCCTCAGGGTGTCGCTTTTCATTTCTCGCTCTCCTCCTTCGCTTTTTTCATAAGGAGTAGCATCTCGTCCCTAAGGCGCAGTCTCTCCTTCTTTAA includes:
- the ilvD gene encoding dihydroxy-acid dehydratase, producing the protein MKSDTLREFEKLPARALMMATGLQRKDIEKPLIGIVSSWTDLVPGHADMDSLERFIERGVAAAGGTPFIFRVPAVCDGIAMGHEGMRFSLPLREIIADAIEDVATAHQLDGLVLLTACDKITPGMLMAAARLNLPAIVVTAGPMLAGRRGKERLDLVTHTFEAIGKYKAGEITLEELLELEGAACPSSGACQGMFTANTMACLTEALGMSLPYCGTSPAPLAEKKRIAEASGEKIVELVKKGIKARDILTPEAFRNAIRVDLALGGSTNTVLHLPAIAYEAGIPFDIKLFDQLSRETPKICSMRPGGKYLMEDLHYAGGIPGVLNRLTEKLENSPTVSGLDIKEIASMGRIWDEDVIRPVDNPYSKEGGIAILYGNLAPDGAVIKQGALSEKMRVFTGTARVFECEEDAMKAVMNGQIKPGDVIVIRYEGPKGGPGMREMLAVTAAVMGMGLGESVALITDGRFSGGTHGPCIGHISPEAAEGGPIGVVKDGDKIHINVPERRLELLINEEELQERLKNFKPKQKEIKSKLLRKYAKFVTSASKGAVQEI
- a CDS encoding ketopantoate reductase family protein codes for the protein MEFAVFGAGGVGSLYGSLLARCGHRVVFIARGEHLKAMKEKGLKVKSYKYGEFTVKEEPPRVVFTDNPKEAGKVDAVLVCVKSYDTEKVAPQIEPLLKENTVVISVQNGIENEEILAKYVGKERVLGATAFVGTYVKEPGVVVHEAAGLLEVGELSGKPSKRVEKLVEELKKCGVEARVSRDINYTLWKKLMWNVAFNPYSVITRATVGEILSQPETYEIVKNLMLECIEVAKAYGVKLKEKTLEGYLKSSPDLMNYKTSMLLDYEKGKPIEIEGITGALIRKAKEKGIDVPYNKCVYGTVKLLLKKREQ